DNA from Brachionichthys hirsutus isolate HB-005 unplaced genomic scaffold, CSIRO-AGI_Bhir_v1 contig_268, whole genome shotgun sequence:
TTCTGTAGCGTTAGCTCTCTGCGCAGTATTTCGTtcagttaacaaaaatgtcttcatttgagtTTTTGGGGAATGTAGTTAAAAAGCGACTAACAGCTCCGGAGGAGGATATCTTTGGAAAGTTTGAAAAAACTGCCGCCGAGGACGAAGAAGAGTTATATCGACAACAAGGCCTGAGACCCGAATTGAAGTTACACAGGATAGGTAAACAAAAAGTCATTATACATTAATAAAACGGAAGATTTGACGGTTaatgtattcatattttatcaaacggtaactatatatatattgtttaaggaatttcaacggaaacaagaccgcaagggcctttttgaaatgctcctcttagacaggatgtttgactgtacttgtactgtaatacatgctactgtctgactgtacttgtactcttaacattctatctaataaatatattcttcatcatcattaccACATGCGTCTGTGTCATCACAATAGCGTCACACTCcttgttctctgtccctccagatcgcccaccGCCTCATGTCtgtagggaggaggaggaggaggaggaggaggtccctgctgaccagcagctctggaaccaggaggtgaagtccactatgaagcaagaggacccagagcttcctcacctgaaagaggaaccagaggaactcctcaccattcaggagggagagcagcttgtactgaaggaggagactcaTGTCGTCATGGCGGAtcctactcatgaggaaaatgaccagagtgaagatcagactctgtgcatgaaagctgaagatggtgcagcagagacagagcctgtcgtcaacatgccgattataagctctgtggtaggagcagcagacattgacctgctgatctctaacagctctcacgtatctgtcagccatgatgagggaggtgaAACGAGCAGAACAGATGTTGAGATTGAGCCCCAGCTTCAATTCCAGGGAAGAAATAACACAAGTAAGAAGTCATATGTTTGTATATTATGTAACAAGAGTTACACAACACGCAAGATCtggaaagtccacatgagaatccacccAGAAGAAAATCATTATGATTGTCaaacatgtggaaaacaatTCAGACACAATTCTCATTTGAAAAGACAcgtgagaatccacactggtgagaatccctatgaatgtaaaacgtgtgggaaacatttcagagtgaaAAGTCACCTTattaatcacatgagaatccacactggtgagaagccctttgactgtaaaacatgtgggaaacaattcagacaAAATTCTCATTTGAAAAGACACGTGAGAATTCACACTGGTGAGAAtccctatgaatgtaaaacgtgtgggaaacatttcagagtgaaAAGTCACCTTattaatcacatgagaatccacactggtgagaagccctttgactgtaaaacatgtgggaaacaattcagacagaaaagtcactttattcaacacatgagaatccacactggtgagaagccctttgactgtaaaacatgtggaaaacaattcacacaaaaatctgatttgaaaagaCATACgcgaatccacactggtgagaagccctttgactgtaaaacatgtggcaaaaaattcacacaaaaatctgatttgaaagtccacatgagaatccacactggtgagaatgcctatgaatgtaaaacatgtgggaaacaattcatacaaaaatctaatttgaaagtccacatgagaatccacaatgATGGTTAAGGCTTATGATTGTCAAACATTTGgtgaacaattcacacaaaattgTAATTTGGAAAGGCACAGGATAATAAAAACGGGAAAAGCctgacagtttaaatgtgaaaaacctttcagtTACGCCGATGTTTTGAAACGCCACATGAAATGTGTCCACCCTGGGGGGAAGGCCTCACTTTGACAGAtctatgaaaaaatatatttagtaccgtattttttggattatacgtcgctccggattgtaggtcgcaccagccaaaaaatgcataattaagaagaaaaaaccatatataggtcgcactgaaGGATatgtcgcatttttggggaaaatttatttgctaaaatccaacaccaaacaacatatagcacaaagaacatgctaacaagtttaccaaaatatcaggttttactcggaatcacgaaatccaaggaaatcttcatcctcggtgtcacttttgaataactccgccaactcggcaggtagacaagacgccgcttcctcttctacgtcgcttacatcagactcgtcgtcagttgcagttccaattattccagcctttctgaatcccgacaggacggtttcggttgtcactgaagcccatgctttgtcgatccattcaatgacttccaggaaagttgcatggcgcattctcccggttgccgtgaagctgtgctctccatccgtcatccactgctcccacaggttacccaaaactgccttaaagctcctattcacggagatatcaagtggctggagtattttggttaagcctccagggatgatggcaggtatggagttgaaagattttaatttatttttcaactgtggtgtgatgtgcgctctcatgctatccatcacaagcagagctttgcgtgctctaaagaagccatccggtcgcttattgtagcattttgttagccacaagttcatcatttctccatcaatccaccctttctcgttcacggcaacttcaactgaggagcattggatttttggcatggtttttcgtttgaaaatgaccatcggtggcagtttagatccgtctccacaacatgccagcaccactgtgaagtgtgatctctcatgaccagttgtaatgatattcacacttttttgccctttctctgcaacacttcggcccatggggatgtcaaaagtgagggggacctcgtccatgttaataatatgatccggtgtcacgttgtgatcacttacatgcttttcaatgaacgcgcggaaactgtcaaccttggcttggaagtccgctggcagtttttgggacagtgtcgtccttgctctgatagagaggcgtttgcgttgcatgaagcggtaacaccaagaaggtcctcccgcaaagccgtttatattcacctccttggcaaccacctgggcgtggagacgtaactgcaccgttgacaaacctctcccagcagcacgttgttcaagcacccatgcgtgaactcgttcctccaactgcggccacctagcatgtcgcccgcgattagctttctttgttttcttcatttcagttagcgtaacctccgcttttcgccagtcccttacaagtttttcgctcactccaaactttctttctgctgctcgattgccgttttcggctccatatttcactatctgaagcttgtaagccgcggaatatgactttcttttcggcgccattttcaatcagcccttctaatttgtgtttttagataacaggtgtgacagataactctgaacctccagaaaccgcgacagattctgacgggtcacagagttccctgtaacacctgtta
Protein-coding regions in this window:
- the LOC137916211 gene encoding gastrula zinc finger protein XlCGF57.1-like, with translation MSSFEFLGNVVKKRLTAPEEDIFGKFEKTAAEDEEELYRQQGLRPELKLHRIDRPPPHVCREEEEEEEEVPADQQLWNQEVKSTMKQEDPELPHLKEEPEELLTIQEGEQLVLKEETHVVMADPTHEENDQSEDQTLCMKAEDGAAETEPVVNMPIISSVVGAADIDLLISNSSHVSVSHDEGGETSRTDVEIEPQLQFQGRNNTSKKSYVCILCNKSYTTRKIWKVHMRIHPEENHYDCQTCGKQFRHNSHLKRHVRIHTGENPYECKTCGKHFRVKSHLINHMRIHTGEKPFDCKTCGKQFRQNSHLKRHVRIHTGENPYECKTCGKHFRVKSHLINHMRIHTGEKPFDCKTCGKQFRQKSHFIQHMRIHTGEKPFDCKTCGKQFTQKSDLKRHTRIHTGEKPFDCKTCGKKFTQKSDLKVHMRIHTGENAYECKTCGKQFIQKSNLKVHMRIHNDG